TCCAAGAAAATGCGCTGCCCCTCTCAGTAATCATGATGAGTGCATTTGTGGATGTGGATACGGCCATCGCTGCAATGCACATGGGCGCCGCGGACTATGTCTCCAAACCATTCAAAGCAGACGAGGTCCTTCTTAAAATAAGATTGGCTTATGAACGCCAACACGTTCTCAATCAAAAAGAAGAGCTTGAAGCGGAAAACCAAAGACTCAAAAGTCAGCAAAGTATTCAAAGCATCGACGGCTTTGTGACCAATGCCGCGAGTATGGAAAAAGTAGTCGGCCTTCTCACCAAAGTCGCCGACTATAAATCGACTGTTCTATTAATGGGTGAATCTGGAACGGGCAAAGAGCTTCTTGCCAAAGCCTTACACCGTTTATCCAAACGCTCTGGCCAATTTGTTCCAATCAACTGCGGCGCCATCCCAGAGACACTTTTAGAAAGTGAGCTTTTCGGACATGTCCAAGGCGCCTTTACCGATGCATCACGAGATAAATTAGGCCTGGTTCAAGAGGCCCATGGAGGCACCCTCTTTCTCGATGAAATTGCTGAGCTTCCCCTGGCGCTTCAAGTTAAGCTTCTTCGTTTTTTACAAGAAGGCGAGATTCGCCGCGTAGGGGATACACGTTCACGGCCGGTAAATGTTCGCGTGGTTGCTGCCACCAGCGCAGACTTGGCTCAGATGGTTGAGAAAGGTACTTTTCGCGAAGACCTTTATTACCGGCTCAACGTTGTACAAATCGATGTTCCACCTTTGCGGCAACGCAAGGAAGATATTCCGCGTCTCACCGCACACTTCCTGAAGCTCTACGCCCAAAACCTTGGACACCCCGAAGCACAGATTACCCGAGACGCCTTACAGGCACTGATGGGCTACCGCTGGCCGGGTAATGTTCGTGAACTTGAGAACGTTGTGGAACGTTCGCTGGTGCTAAGTGAAAACGGCTGGATTGAAAAAGAGTCTTTGCCCAAGCAGATAACCGAGCCACCAAAGTCTAACCTATCGGGACTTCCCGACACGCTCTCCATCAAGGTGGCAAGCCGGGCTTTAGAGATACAACTCATCAAACGTGCACTCGAGCAAACTCAAGGCAATCGAACCCACGCGGCAAAAATCTTAGAGATTTCTCACCGCTCGCTGCTGTACAAAATTAAAGAGTATCAAATTTCTTAAAAAGCTTCGCAGAGCTACTTCTTCAAGATGTTGAATTCAACGCGGCGGTTCTGGGCGCGGCCCTTGCTGCTTGAGTTGGAAGAGATTGGCTTCGACTCACCATACCCAATGGCCTCTAATCTATCTGCCTCAATACCCCGTGAAATCAGCGCCTTTCGCACTGCATTGGCCCGGGAGTCTGAGAGCTTCAGATTGTAATCTGCAGCGCCTGAACTATCGGTATGTCCTTCAATCTTTACGCGAATCCCTGGGTTCGACTTAAAGACCTGGGCCACTTGGTCGATGATTTCGAAAGACAAACCGCCGGCTATGGCTGACCCATTGCTTTCAAAGTTAATCTTTTCTTTGATCTCAATCTGAGAACCTTTCACCTCAACCAGCACGCGCTTTGGGCAACCCGTTGGCGCTTGGCCGGGAACATCTGGACACTGATCGATTTCATCGTTGACGCCATCGTTGTCACGGTCGGCTACGGGGCAGCCTGCATTGGTAATCGGTCCCGGCTGAATCGGGCAGAGATCCGACATATCAACAACACCATCTTCATCGTTATCGAGTTCCGGGCAGCCATCTTCATCTAAGTAATTATCGATGTCTTCTGGCTCAGTCGGGCATTTATCAACCTGATCCAGGATGCCATCACCATCGATGTCGTCTGCTTCAGGACAACCATCTTCATCTTGAAAACCATCGATATCTTCTGGCTCGTTAACACATTGATCTACATCGTCGCCGATGCCATCGCCGTCGCGGTCGGCTACAGGACAACCGCGGTTTTCCACACTGCCGGGCTCAAGCGGACAAACATCGTTTATATCAAGAACCATATCCGCATCGTTATCGGGATCTGGACAACCATTAAGGTCTTCAAAGGTATCCTTATCTTCTGGTTCATCCGGACACTGATCGACTTCATCCAAAATACCATCGAGGTCTCGGTCTGTGCTTTTAATGATCACCGGTGCGGCGTCCGCAATGAGAACCTCACGATCGGCGCACTTATCAGGATCGGTTATCGCGAATGCCGTATCAGCATTTTGAGTGGCTGCTCGGTGGTGCCAACTTGCTCGCTGAAAATCACCTTCATCAAGCTCATACTCTAGAAACTCTAGATGAGCTTCCGCCTGTGCAAGCTGCATCGGCGCACAATTGTAGGCCCCGTTTTCACGAGCCATTTCGAGCTTTTTAGCAATCTGTACAGCGTCGCCTCGAAGCATCGGGCCTGAGCGACAACCAGAGGCCAATGCACCCACCAAAATAAGCATACCAATGGCGTAACGACTCATGGTGACACCGCTTCGTTTTGAGGAATCGGTACAATCTTCACTGCAGATGAATCTGATTGAGGTCCCACACGATTTTCGACTTCTGCACGTTTCTTTGCTTTGCGGGCAAATTTAAGCGCCTTGTCTGCATAAACGCGGGCACCCCAAAAATCGGAGTATCCGTGTTCTTCACGTGCTTTATCTAAATAGACTTTTGCTGCTGTGTATTCGTAAACAGCAGTTTCTTTAGCCCCAGCGGTTTGAGCCTCTCCCAAAGCAATATCTGCCTTAAGAATACGCACACCGCTTACAACGGGACCACAACCTGTAATGACGAGTAGGGTTAAACTTAAAAGTAACCCAATGATAGCCTGCTTCACGATCCAAGCTCCAAGCTCAAGAAGTCTTGTTATTTCCAGCAAGTGGACTTTAAGCGGTCTAACAGACGCTGGCTCCCGGGGTCAATTGCTTCAAGCCATTGCCTCATGGCCCCCGGCTCTATAATCAAGCTTTTCAGGAGAAACCATGGTCATCAACGATAACTCAGAGTGGGCAAGCTTAGTTCAACATCCAGAAGTTCAAGCGCTTTTGGACCTCGCCATTGCTGAAGATATGGGCGACGCGGGTGATGTCACCACCGACTCCATTTTCCTTAAAGCCCAACAAGTTCAGGCAGTTGTAGCTGCCCGAACTGAAACTGTTGTGTGTGGCATCCACCTGGCACACGCCATCATGAAGCGTTTTGACCCTGAGCTCGAGCCTTTAAACCCAATGGCCGAGGGCACCATCGCCCAACCCGGCCAGGTACTTTTTCAGCTCAATGGGGATATTCGCTCTATCTTAAAAGCCGAAAGAACTATTTTAAACTTTATGATTCGGCTCTGCGGTATCGCCAACGGCGCTCGTATCGCAGCCGACCAAGTCCCCGATGATTGCTCGGCGAAAATCTACGACACACGTAAAACCACGCCGGGTTGGAGATTACTTGAAAAGGCCGCTGTGAAAACCGGTGGGGCTTTTAATCACCGCGTAGGGCTTTTCGACGCTGTTTTGATCAAGGACAACCACATTGCAGCAGCTGGCTCTCTTCAGTCGGCCATCGAAATGTCTCGGGCCAAAGTCGGTACGTCCATGATTGTACAGGTTGAAATTGACGGTCTTGATCAACTCGACGAAGCACTCAGTGCTGGACCTGACATCATATTGCTCGATAACTTTTCTGATAAAGACTTAAAGGATGCAGTGACACGAACTGCAGGCCGAGCACAATTGGAAGCAAGCGGCGGAATTGGGATTACAGATATCACCCGAGTTGCCCAAACTGGTGTCGATCGCATCTCTATGGGTGCTTTGACCCATACTGTTGTTCCAGCCGATTTAGGCTTGGATATGTTGGAGGAATAATCAATGAGCTTTAAAGAACACGTTCAACGTTTTGAAACAGTCGAGAGCACGATGGCCGAGGCGCTCAAAGCTGCTCAACAAGGCGTTCATCCGGGTACGACGATCCTCGCAACATCCCAGACAGCGGGCCGAGGACGAAGAGGCCGGGATTGGTTCTCAGCCGAGGGCGCAGGGTTATTTGCGACCACCGTCGTTTACCCCAAAGAGCCCCGTGACAAAGTTCACCAGCTCAGCCTGGTTACCGGCGTGGCAATTCACAAAGCCCTCAGTAAGCTGGGTGCGAAAAACGCACTGCTTAAGTGGCCCAACGACATTCTGGTTGGCACGAAGAAGCTCTGCGGTATTTTACTCGAGTGCATTGATGTGAAAACCGAAGAATCGCCCGGTGGACACGCTGTTTTGATAGGTTATGGCCTCAACCTAAAAAGCGCGCAAAATGTTGTTTTAAATGATGAAATCAAGTCTCTGTATGTCGGCATGAATGAGCTAAGCGACGCCCCAACAAGCATCGACGCATGCATCGAACTGATTCTTGAGGAATTGGAAGCTGGCATCGCGACCTGGAGCCAAGAAGGGCTTGCCCCAACTTTGGACTATTGGAAAAGTGCGGATGCATTAAACGGCAAAACGGTTCAGGCCCAATCGGGTGACGGGCAAATCCGCGGAACCGCTTGTGGGCTCGACAGCGAAGGTCGCCTGATGCTTAAAGACGGCGAGACTCTAAAAGTTGTAGATTCAGGCGAAGTATTTGAGATCCGTTAACTTCGTTGCTTAGGTCAACTCTCAAGGCTAGGATCTACTTGATGCTTAAAGCTCTACTAAAATCTCCCTGGTGCGTATTATTTACGTTTCTAATCCTCAGCTTTGTGGTTCCCGCGCAACTTAGTGCCCAAAACCCGCTCTTTGGTCCCAAAAAACCAAGGTTATTCAAAAGCCCGGATGGCCTTTTCAGCATCCAGCTCCCCGGTAAATGGCAGGTTTCTGATTTTCGACCGGGTCAAAGTGCCACATTTAAACCCATCGGCGCCCGAGTCGAAACCCAGCTCATGGTCCAAAAAATCAATGTTCCACCCGGAGCTCACCCCCGGCTGCTCCGGCTCAAAGCCATTGAGAATCGTCTCGGTAGACTTCCCGGCTTCAAAGAGCTTGCCAAAGCCGATGCCATGATAGGTGGTTATCCCGCCGCCGCCATCACCGCCAGCTACCACTACCAAGGCAATATTCAGTATCCCAGAGCCCTCGAAGAGGTCTTTATCGTCGCCGGCCAAGAGGCTTTCATCCTCCACTTCGAGTGCTTTGAACCAGATGGTTCATCTTTTGCAGCAGCGATTGGTACGATGTACCAATCTTTTCAAATCCGGCCCGACCAACCCATTGCTCCTAAAACTGGGATTCCTCAAAAATCAGTCAAAGAAGAAGACACCGGGTCGTTTGTAGACAAGGTTCCCTACTGATAGTATCCAGCCAACCCCAAGCAGTGGGAGACTTCAGGCAGAGGCATGGTGGGCAAACAACGCATTGGTGACTTTTTAGTCGCCCAAGGTCTTCTAGACCGAGATACTGTTGAGCAACTGGGACGTGAGCGTTTGCTTAGCCAGACACGCTTAGCTTCTGCAGCGGTACAAGCTGGTCACATCACAAAAGACCAAGCCTTATCAGCGCTCAACACCTATTACGGTTATCCCACGGTAGATCTTGATACCATCGAAATTGAGCGCGAAGTTTTGCAGCTCATTCCTGAAAAGGTTGCCCAAGAACAACTGGTACTTCCGATTGGTGTAGAGGATCGTAATTTACTTCTGGGCATGGTTAACCCCATGGACCAACAAGTCATAGAAGAAGTTAGCTTTGCAACCGGGTTGTCTGTACGGCCCCATATTTGCCTTCACGAACAACTCTTCCAAGCCATTGAAGCGGCCTACACAACTCAGGACGAAATCTACAAAGGTCCATTTGCGCCGAGAACCGATGCAACCGTGCAAATCGATGCCGCTGCGATGTTCCAAGTTGAGCCCGAGGGTGCTGAAGCTCTGATTTCAGATCCCGAAAGTCAGGATGATGGCGACACCATCATCGTCGAAGTGGCCGATCTACCGGAAACGCCCAATGACAAGCGCGCTTGTATACTCGTGGTTGAAGATGATCCTCAAATTCAGCATCTCATTATGAAAACTCTCGAGGCTGAAGGTTATCGGGTCGTTGGTGCAAGCAGAGGGCTTGAAGCACTTAAGCTTATCAAAACGAAAAAGCCTGACCTCTTGGTCTTGGATGCAATGCTACCTGAAGTCCACGGTTTCGAAATTTGTCGTAAAGTAAAAGAGAGTCGCAAATTCGGTCATGTACCTGTTTTGATGATCTCTGCAATGTACCGAGGCTGGCGAATCGCTGAAGACATCACCAATACCTACGGCGTTGATTCCTTCTTGGAGAAACCTTTTCGTGTTGCCGATCTGCGAGAGAAAGTATCAACTCTCCTAAAACAAGAGCCCTGCCCTAAACCCCATGAACTGGGACAGAGCGCTAAAGAACATTTTAGCTCGGCTATTCAAGCTTTTGAACAAGATGACTTTGCGCAGGCCTTTACCTTGCTTAGGCAAGCAGAGTCGGAAGAGCCATTTTCCTCACGCATTCAATTCGCCCTTGGGCAAGTCCTTGAGAAAGACGCTCAAAGCTTCCAAGCGATGTATCACTATGAGAGAGCCATGGAGCTCGATCCAAACCTCTATGCCGCCGCCCAAAACTTGGCATTACTTTATCAAGCTAAGGGTTTTAAACGTAAAGCTGTCGAAATGTGGGAGAGAGCCCTTCTCAGTGCTCCCAGTGAAGACGTTCGTAACAACATCAAGCAACATCTGGTAAACATCCTGTGAGATTTTCCTGCCCTAAATGTAGTACCCGTTACAGTGTAGCGGACGAAAAAGTTCCTTCTGCGCGAACCTTGCGCTTTACCTGTAAAAAGTGTGGTTACGTGATGCGCCTAAGGCGAAAAGAGACCGCAACAGGAGAAGTTCAAGAGCCCGTAGCAAACGTTTCTCAACCCGCAGAAACACCGGTGAGTGGCTTTAGAGTTCAAGAGGCGGTTGCCAATAAAACGGCATCTCCCAATCCACCCTCGCCTCCACCACCACCAGAAGATGATAAAAAAATCTGGTTCGTGCTTGTCGCCGGAGAACAAATTGGTCCCATCGGACAGCAAGAAGTTCTGGCCATGCTTGGACGAAAGCAAATTGATGGAAGAACCTACTCATGGCGCGAAGGTATGGGCGACTGGCTAACTCTCGGTAAAATCCCTGAGTTTGCTGAACCAGCCAACCAATCTGGTGATGCTTCTTGGCGGGTCATGACTCCTAAAGAGCCTACCGCCGCACCAGAACCCACTCCGCCGCAACAACCTGCAGTATCTGATAGCAGCGATATGCTGGCAGACGAGCCAACCGTTGCTATCAACCGAGACGACCTTGCAAAAGCATTGGCTCAAACGATGGGAACGCCTGCCGCAGAAGAACCTGCACCGCAGGCTCCTCAATCCAATATTGCAGAGGATCCAACTCAGGCAATCGCCATCGAGGACTTAGAAAAAGCCCTCAACCAAACCACCAAGGCAGCCTCTCTTCCAGAACCTGAGCCAGAACCTGAGCCAGAACCTACGCCGGAACCTGAGCCAGAGCCTGAACCTGAACCTGAACCTGAACCTGAGCCTGAACCTGAGCCGGAGCCTGAGCCGGAGCCGGAACCTTTTGTAGATACAACTGACGAGAATCTCACGGCACCTCATGAGGCGGCCCCGCAGAACGCCGAAAGCTCGCCCGAGTCGCTCGACAATACTGACTCTATTCCAGTTGTCATCGACGACGATGCACCGGCTACAGAGCCTGACTTTGCCAGCCTCTCTGCTCCAGCAGACGAGCCCTTTAGTCCATTCATTGATGCCAACCACGACATCAGCGACACGGACGAAGTCACAACGATGCCTCATCTTTTTGACACTCAAGAAGGTGACTTGACTTCAGAGCTTACCGCACCCCCTTCTCCAAAGGCAGAAGATGTGGTCTCTGCTGCAGCCTTACTTGCCGGTGTTCCCACCGGAGAAGCCATGGCTCGCGGCGGCTATGCGGGAAATGCTGAAGGCGAAGGAAACAGCAACGAGCACAACACAATGAAGCCCTTAAAAATGGGCGTGAATCCAGATCAAAACTACATCACCGCTGCTCCTGGCGAAGCCACTCGAGTTTTTATGGCAACTGCCGGGATTTTTGAGCGAAGACGCAACAACCGCATCGCCGCGGTGGTCGGCAGTGTTATGTTTTGTCTCATTGCAGGAACAGTGACTCTCGACCTCATGGGGTACATTGAAATCCCAGGCCTTGGTTTCGTATACAGCGTCACTGGTATCGAAGATCCCAACGTCGATCGCGCGGCGAAGCGTGTAGAAGAAAAACTCGTCTCCTCTAATATGACGGAGGAGGAACGCAACGCGCTTCGGCAGCAATTGATGGGCCTCAACAAAAAGAAAAAATCTAAAGCGCCTAAGGTCAAATTACGACCTGTTGCTGAAAAGGGAATTGATACATCTCACTCCCTTTCTAAAAATGAGCAAGATATGGCGACCAGTATCTTCACCGATATACGTAAAAAACGTCAGAAGATTAAACTGACCAAGCCATCGGATATTTCAACTCCAAACTTACCGGACGGCCTCACCTCCGAATCCATCTACAAGGTTATCACGGACAACAACCGCTCCATGAACCTTTGTCTTGTTGAGGCGATGCGCAAAGGCGAATCACCCAAAGGTAAAATGGAAATCGAGATGACGATTGCTGCCAACGGAACAGTTGTCAAAGTTGGAGTCGCTTCCAAGGGCTTTGATGATTCACCGATGGCAGAATGTACGATGCGTCGTGTGAAAAACTGGAGATTTCCGAAATTCAACGGTAAACCAGTTCCGGTTTCGTTTCCTGTAGTTTTATCCGGCAGCCTCTAAGAGGAACTGAGATGGCAGATACACTCGCTGAAGCATTTGTAAGTTCGGGCCTTATTGAACGAGAAGATATTCTCGACGCCCTCGGTGTACAACGTTCCCGAGGTGGGACCTTGGACACCGCCCTTCTTGAGGCAGATCTCTTAAATGAACGTGACATCCTCGATGTTCTGGAGCAACACTATAAGCTTGAGTCAGCGAACCGGGGCCAGATTGAGCGCGTAGATATGGGAATCGTCGAAACGTTTCCCCGGCACTATGCTGAAACCTATCGGATGGCGCCCCTGAGGATCAGCGGGAATTCCATTAGGCTTCTTGTAGCCACACCGCCTCATCCCCGCGTGCTTGAACGCATTCAAAAGCGAATCAAACTGCAACCTGTAGCGGTTGTAGCGGTGGAAGCCAGGCTCCACGATGCCATGCGCCGACTTTACAGCAAAGAGCCGCCACCACGGTTTGCTACCCTCTTAGAATCCTTGGCCCAGAGGCCCGATACACCCCCGAAAACCACATTCCCTGTCCCTGAACTGGCATCACCACCAGAAGAATTGGCAACTCCTCAAGAAGAGTTGGTGACATCTTCATCTCCATTGAGTTCACTTGAAGAAGCATCGACAGCTGCGACGACACCTGCTGTTTTAATCGAGCAACTCCTTGGTGCGTGCAGCGAGTATTTCCAGACTGTGGTCCATCTCAGCTACGAAGACGGGACTTTAAGTGGTCAGGGAGGCCGCCGGGGCACTCAAGAAATCGCCTACCCACTCATCGTTGATGATTGGCCCGAGCTTCTCGTAGCTATGCAGCAAGAAGAAGCTCATGAGCTCAAGCTGGTGCATACTCACTCCGAGCATGTTCTCGATCTTCCAACATCGACACCGGCTCTCGCCATCGCTCTTCGAGCTCATCAAAAAATAGAAGGCTTAATCTTAGGGTTTGGGCCTGATGCCCATAACCAATCGCAGAGGCTTCAAGAGTTGGTTGCGGTCGTCAATCAAAGGCTCGACCA
This portion of the Deltaproteobacteria bacterium genome encodes:
- a CDS encoding sigma-54-dependent Fis family transcriptional regulator is translated as MTTEPISPSLQILVVDDEPGMREMLEMLLVGRGHKVCLCESGERALLQLSEQSYDLVLTDVKMPGMSGIELLQRIQENALPLSVIMMSAFVDVDTAIAAMHMGAADYVSKPFKADEVLLKIRLAYERQHVLNQKEELEAENQRLKSQQSIQSIDGFVTNAASMEKVVGLLTKVADYKSTVLLMGESGTGKELLAKALHRLSKRSGQFVPINCGAIPETLLESELFGHVQGAFTDASRDKLGLVQEAHGGTLFLDEIAELPLALQVKLLRFLQEGEIRRVGDTRSRPVNVRVVAATSADLAQMVEKGTFREDLYYRLNVVQIDVPPLRQRKEDIPRLTAHFLKLYAQNLGHPEAQITRDALQALMGYRWPGNVRELENVVERSLVLSENGWIEKESLPKQITEPPKSNLSGLPDTLSIKVASRALEIQLIKRALEQTQGNRTHAAKILEISHRSLLYKIKEYQIS
- a CDS encoding OmpA family protein, whose product is MSRYAIGMLILVGALASGCRSGPMLRGDAVQIAKKLEMARENGAYNCAPMQLAQAEAHLEFLEYELDEGDFQRASWHHRAATQNADTAFAITDPDKCADREVLIADAAPVIIKSTDRDLDGILDEVDQCPDEPEDKDTFEDLNGCPDPDNDADMVLDINDVCPLEPGSVENRGCPVADRDGDGIGDDVDQCVNEPEDIDGFQDEDGCPEADDIDGDGILDQVDKCPTEPEDIDNYLDEDGCPELDNDEDGVVDMSDLCPIQPGPITNAGCPVADRDNDGVNDEIDQCPDVPGQAPTGCPKRVLVEVKGSQIEIKEKINFESNGSAIAGGLSFEIIDQVAQVFKSNPGIRVKIEGHTDSSGAADYNLKLSDSRANAVRKALISRGIEADRLEAIGYGESKPISSNSSSKGRAQNRRVEFNILKK
- a CDS encoding DUF4398 domain-containing protein, with product MIGLLLSLTLLVITGCGPVVSGVRILKADIALGEAQTAGAKETAVYEYTAAKVYLDKAREEHGYSDFWGARVYADKALKFARKAKKRAEVENRVGPQSDSSAVKIVPIPQNEAVSP
- the nadC gene encoding carboxylating nicotinate-nucleotide diphosphorylase, with protein sequence MVINDNSEWASLVQHPEVQALLDLAIAEDMGDAGDVTTDSIFLKAQQVQAVVAARTETVVCGIHLAHAIMKRFDPELEPLNPMAEGTIAQPGQVLFQLNGDIRSILKAERTILNFMIRLCGIANGARIAADQVPDDCSAKIYDTRKTTPGWRLLEKAAVKTGGAFNHRVGLFDAVLIKDNHIAAAGSLQSAIEMSRAKVGTSMIVQVEIDGLDQLDEALSAGPDIILLDNFSDKDLKDAVTRTAGRAQLEASGGIGITDITRVAQTGVDRISMGALTHTVVPADLGLDMLEE
- a CDS encoding biotin--[acetyl-CoA-carboxylase] ligase → MSFKEHVQRFETVESTMAEALKAAQQGVHPGTTILATSQTAGRGRRGRDWFSAEGAGLFATTVVYPKEPRDKVHQLSLVTGVAIHKALSKLGAKNALLKWPNDILVGTKKLCGILLECIDVKTEESPGGHAVLIGYGLNLKSAQNVVLNDEIKSLYVGMNELSDAPTSIDACIELILEELEAGIATWSQEGLAPTLDYWKSADALNGKTVQAQSGDGQIRGTACGLDSEGRLMLKDGETLKVVDSGEVFEIR
- a CDS encoding response regulator — protein: MVGKQRIGDFLVAQGLLDRDTVEQLGRERLLSQTRLASAAVQAGHITKDQALSALNTYYGYPTVDLDTIEIEREVLQLIPEKVAQEQLVLPIGVEDRNLLLGMVNPMDQQVIEEVSFATGLSVRPHICLHEQLFQAIEAAYTTQDEIYKGPFAPRTDATVQIDAAAMFQVEPEGAEALISDPESQDDGDTIIVEVADLPETPNDKRACILVVEDDPQIQHLIMKTLEAEGYRVVGASRGLEALKLIKTKKPDLLVLDAMLPEVHGFEICRKVKESRKFGHVPVLMISAMYRGWRIAEDITNTYGVDSFLEKPFRVADLREKVSTLLKQEPCPKPHELGQSAKEHFSSAIQAFEQDDFAQAFTLLRQAESEEPFSSRIQFALGQVLEKDAQSFQAMYHYERAMELDPNLYAAAQNLALLYQAKGFKRKAVEMWERALLSAPSEDVRNNIKQHLVNIL
- a CDS encoding AgmX/PglI C-terminal domain-containing protein, with amino-acid sequence MRFSCPKCSTRYSVADEKVPSARTLRFTCKKCGYVMRLRRKETATGEVQEPVANVSQPAETPVSGFRVQEAVANKTASPNPPSPPPPPEDDKKIWFVLVAGEQIGPIGQQEVLAMLGRKQIDGRTYSWREGMGDWLTLGKIPEFAEPANQSGDASWRVMTPKEPTAAPEPTPPQQPAVSDSSDMLADEPTVAINRDDLAKALAQTMGTPAAEEPAPQAPQSNIAEDPTQAIAIEDLEKALNQTTKAASLPEPEPEPEPEPTPEPEPEPEPEPEPEPEPEPEPEPEPEPEPFVDTTDENLTAPHEAAPQNAESSPESLDNTDSIPVVIDDDAPATEPDFASLSAPADEPFSPFIDANHDISDTDEVTTMPHLFDTQEGDLTSELTAPPSPKAEDVVSAAALLAGVPTGEAMARGGYAGNAEGEGNSNEHNTMKPLKMGVNPDQNYITAAPGEATRVFMATAGIFERRRNNRIAAVVGSVMFCLIAGTVTLDLMGYIEIPGLGFVYSVTGIEDPNVDRAAKRVEEKLVSSNMTEEERNALRQQLMGLNKKKKSKAPKVKLRPVAEKGIDTSHSLSKNEQDMATSIFTDIRKKRQKIKLTKPSDISTPNLPDGLTSESIYKVITDNNRSMNLCLVEAMRKGESPKGKMEIEMTIAANGTVVKVGVASKGFDDSPMAECTMRRVKNWRFPKFNGKPVPVSFPVVLSGSL